The following are from one region of the Cloacibacterium normanense genome:
- a CDS encoding M20/M25/M40 family metallo-hydrolase, with protein sequence MKKLLYILPLFLGGFFWSQNFKQDSLQFKKISDEILVNGKSYEDLRELTKDIGNRLSGSSNYEKSADWAMKKLLEAGADQVWFQPVMVNVWTRGDESLKLRVNHGKWKEVKMLSLGNSEGTKGKDLEGEVILVKTLEDFEKLPDYAVKDKIVFFNCAFKQEFVVTGQAYGDAGKYRRVTPSEVAKKGGKAVIIRSLTSSFDDVPHTGSTRYEDGIPKIPAIAIGAESADYLEEILLKKQKVQAVLNSNCGMNGQMMTKSVIGEIKGKSDEKVIVVGAHLDSWDVGEGAHDDGAGIVQSIEVLRTFKNLKLKNNHTIRVVCFANEENGVRGGRTYMETVKKSEEPHIFALESDSGGFTPRSFSLGMHPDKAKSMKSWEKLFNPYGIYEFAGDHSGVDIEPLRELKIPASGLVTDSQRYFDIHHTPEDTFEKVNRRELLLGAVVMTQLIYMVDKNW encoded by the coding sequence ATGAAGAAACTACTTTACATACTTCCGCTCTTTTTGGGCGGATTTTTTTGGTCTCAAAATTTCAAACAAGATTCTCTTCAATTCAAGAAAATTTCAGACGAAATTTTGGTCAATGGTAAATCTTATGAAGACTTAAGAGAATTAACCAAAGATATTGGCAATAGATTATCCGGAAGCAGTAATTACGAAAAATCTGCAGACTGGGCGATGAAAAAACTGCTAGAAGCTGGTGCAGACCAAGTTTGGTTTCAACCTGTAATGGTAAACGTATGGACTCGTGGTGATGAATCTTTAAAATTAAGAGTAAATCACGGAAAATGGAAAGAAGTAAAAATGCTTTCTTTAGGCAATTCCGAGGGAACCAAAGGTAAAGATTTGGAAGGCGAAGTAATTTTAGTAAAAACTTTAGAAGATTTCGAAAAATTACCAGATTACGCTGTAAAAGATAAAATTGTGTTTTTCAACTGTGCCTTTAAACAAGAGTTTGTGGTAACCGGACAAGCTTATGGAGATGCTGGAAAATACAGAAGAGTTACTCCATCTGAAGTAGCAAAAAAAGGCGGAAAAGCGGTAATTATTCGTTCACTTACTTCTTCTTTTGACGATGTTCCTCACACTGGCTCTACTCGTTACGAAGATGGAATTCCTAAAATTCCTGCGATAGCCATCGGTGCAGAATCTGCGGATTATTTAGAAGAAATTTTACTCAAAAAACAAAAAGTTCAAGCCGTTCTCAATTCTAATTGCGGAATGAATGGACAAATGATGACCAAATCTGTCATTGGCGAAATCAAAGGAAAATCAGACGAAAAAGTAATTGTAGTGGGCGCACATCTTGATTCTTGGGATGTAGGGGAAGGCGCTCATGATGATGGTGCTGGAATTGTTCAAAGTATTGAAGTGCTGAGAACTTTCAAAAATTTAAAACTCAAAAATAATCATACCATAAGAGTTGTTTGTTTTGCCAATGAAGAAAATGGTGTAAGAGGCGGCAGAACGTACATGGAAACGGTAAAAAAATCTGAAGAACCACACATTTTTGCCCTAGAAAGTGACAGTGGAGGTTTTACACCGAGAAGTTTTAGCTTAGGAATGCATCCTGATAAAGCCAAATCTATGAAATCTTGGGAAAAACTTTTTAACCCATACGGAATTTATGAATTTGCAGGAGATCATTCTGGCGTAGACATAGAACCTCTGAGAGAACTTAAAATTCCTGCATCTGGATTGGTAACAGATTCACAAAGATATTTTGACATTCATCATACTCCAGAAGATACTTTCGAAAAAGTAAATCGCAGAGAATTATTGTTGGGAGCTGTGGTTATGACACAACTTATTTACATGGTTGATAAAAATTGGTAA
- a CDS encoding D-2-hydroxyacid dehydrogenase — MKILANDGISTSGENLLKEAGLEILDNRVSQEHLIPFINENQVEVLLVKNATQVTKELIDACPSLKIIGKGGESMDNIDVEFAKSKGIHVINTPNAFAKSVAELVFAHFLTLIRFLHDSNRNMPLEGDTKFAFLKKSYEKATELSGKTLGIIGFGNIGKEVAKIGIGLGMKIIFYTRKPKTDTVSLEFFDGRTMDFEFTSIQDMETFLKEADFISINTSETSEYIIDTPEFEMMKDGVFIVNTAKGGVINEVTLIDYIENKKVAGAALDVFETEPKPEIQILMNPSLSLSPHVGGSTLEAQERIGTELAQQIIDLQKLI; from the coding sequence ATGAAAATTTTAGCAAACGACGGTATTTCAACTTCGGGCGAGAATCTTTTAAAAGAAGCCGGACTAGAAATTTTAGACAATAGAGTTTCTCAGGAACACCTCATTCCTTTTATCAATGAAAATCAAGTTGAAGTTTTATTGGTTAAAAACGCTACACAAGTAACCAAAGAACTTATAGACGCTTGTCCAAGTTTGAAAATCATAGGAAAAGGTGGCGAATCAATGGATAATATAGATGTAGAATTCGCCAAATCAAAAGGAATTCATGTCATTAATACTCCAAACGCTTTTGCTAAATCAGTAGCCGAATTGGTTTTTGCGCATTTTCTGACTTTGATTAGATTTTTGCACGATTCTAATAGAAATATGCCTTTAGAAGGTGATACTAAATTTGCATTCCTCAAAAAATCTTACGAAAAAGCAACAGAACTTTCAGGCAAAACGCTAGGAATCATCGGTTTTGGTAACATCGGAAAAGAAGTTGCCAAAATAGGAATTGGTCTTGGAATGAAAATTATTTTCTACACCAGAAAACCTAAAACAGATACCGTTTCTTTAGAATTTTTTGATGGAAGAACTATGGATTTTGAATTCACTTCTATTCAAGATATGGAAACGTTTCTAAAAGAAGCAGATTTCATCAGCATCAATACATCAGAAACTAGTGAATACATTATAGATACGCCAGAATTTGAAATGATGAAAGATGGCGTTTTCATTGTAAATACTGCAAAAGGCGGTGTAATCAATGAAGTAACACTCATAGATTACATAGAAAATAAAAAAGTTGCAGGAGCTGCTCTAGATGTTTTCGAAACCGAACCAAAACCAGAAATTCAGATTCTGATGAATCCTTCGCTTTCGCTTTCTCCGCATGTTGGTGGAAGCACTTTAGAAGCCCAAGAAAGAATAGGAACAGAATTAGCACAACAAATTATTGACTTACAAAAACTTATATAA
- a CDS encoding DUF1015 domain-containing protein, translated as MPVFKPFRGVRPHPDYIDKFPTHPLDNFTQEEINKKATEDSSYIQMIKPYVCSKSKDVDRNLRKVRSNYEEMLGDNKLLQDSSSYYLYEQILPNKSVFRGLLGLASVEDFWNGKIKKHESTLTYKKEKLAHFLEKVSLQAEPVLLTYQANSKIELLMNHEEKNVPIINHTDETGVRHKVWRIDNRLKLQQFKEVIDQIDSFYVADGHHRIASAALYAQKHKEKNKRHNGNEPYNFVFSFIVSSQSIKINDYNRVVKDLNGNSEEEFLQKLSENFLIHEKGENAYYPSQKFHISMYLGGKFYSLHVKHNLRDLDQGLDNVDHHLLDKYIFKPILGINDYEEEENSKMNFVKGNSNIEGIIKLKEQVDSGDYSVGFGLFPVSFNDITKLANQNLQMPPKCTYIEPKLVTALLMYDMDW; from the coding sequence ATGCCAGTTTTTAAACCATTTAGAGGAGTTAGACCGCACCCTGATTATATTGATAAATTCCCAACTCATCCTTTGGATAATTTTACGCAGGAAGAAATCAATAAAAAAGCGACGGAAGACTCTTCTTACATACAGATGATTAAACCATATGTATGCAGCAAATCGAAAGATGTTGATAGAAATCTACGAAAAGTAAGAAGCAATTACGAAGAAATGTTGGGCGACAATAAACTTCTTCAAGACAGCTCTTCTTATTATTTGTATGAGCAAATTTTACCCAATAAATCTGTTTTCAGAGGCTTATTAGGATTAGCTAGTGTAGAAGATTTCTGGAACGGAAAAATCAAAAAACATGAATCTACCCTTACCTATAAAAAAGAAAAACTCGCTCATTTCTTAGAGAAAGTTTCACTTCAAGCAGAACCAGTTCTTCTTACCTATCAAGCTAATTCTAAGATAGAATTACTGATGAATCACGAAGAAAAAAATGTTCCCATCATTAATCATACAGACGAAACTGGAGTAAGACACAAAGTGTGGAGAATAGACAATCGTCTAAAACTTCAGCAATTTAAAGAAGTAATAGACCAAATTGATTCTTTTTATGTAGCAGATGGTCACCACAGAATAGCTTCTGCAGCTTTATATGCTCAAAAACACAAAGAAAAAAACAAAAGACATAATGGCAATGAACCTTATAATTTTGTTTTCAGCTTTATTGTTTCTAGTCAATCGATTAAAATTAATGACTATAACAGAGTTGTAAAAGATTTAAACGGAAATTCTGAAGAAGAATTTTTACAAAAACTATCAGAGAACTTCCTTATCCACGAAAAAGGTGAAAACGCTTACTATCCTTCACAGAAATTCCACATTTCTATGTATTTAGGCGGTAAATTTTATTCACTGCACGTAAAACATAATCTCAGAGATTTAGACCAAGGATTAGATAATGTAGACCATCATTTATTAGACAAATACATCTTCAAACCTATTCTCGGAATTAACGATTATGAGGAAGAAGAAAATAGCAAAATGAATTTTGTAAAAGGAAATTCTAATATTGAAGGCATCATCAAGCTTAAAGAACAAGTAGATTCTGGCGACTATTCTGTTGGCTTTGGATTGTTCCCAGTAAGTTTTAATGATATTACCAAACTGGCGAATCAGAATTTACAAATGCCTCCAAAATGTACTTACATAGAGCCAAAATTGGTTACTGCACTGTTAATGTACGACATGGATTGGTAA
- the serC gene encoding 3-phosphoserine/phosphohydroxythreonine transaminase — translation MKKHNFSAGPCILPQEVFQKSAEAILDFNGMGLSILEISHRSKDFIAVMDEARAIVKRLMNLNDDYEVLFLGGGASLQFAMVPFNLMKENGKAAYLDSGNWAANAIKEAKKLGAVDVIGSSKEENYSFIPKIEEVGAEYDYFHCTSNNTIYGTQIKDFPKANTLMVSDMSSDIFSRMIDYSKFDLIYAGAQKNMGPAGTTLVVVKKEILGKSGRVIPSYLDYAQHVAKESMFNTPPVFAVYASLLTLQWLENNGGIAAAEERNIAKAKLLYDEIDRNPLFECFCVPEDRSLMNVSFKITDESKKEAFDNAWKAAGINGLNGHRSLGGYRASLYNALPIESVQVLVDVMKSI, via the coding sequence ATGAAAAAACATAATTTCAGTGCAGGACCTTGCATTCTCCCTCAAGAAGTTTTCCAAAAATCAGCAGAAGCGATTTTAGACTTTAACGGAATGGGACTTTCAATTTTAGAAATATCTCACCGTAGCAAAGACTTTATCGCAGTAATGGATGAAGCCAGAGCCATCGTAAAAAGATTAATGAATCTTAATGATGACTACGAAGTATTATTTTTAGGTGGTGGCGCAAGTTTACAATTTGCGATGGTTCCTTTTAACTTGATGAAAGAAAACGGTAAAGCTGCTTATTTAGATTCTGGAAACTGGGCTGCTAATGCAATTAAAGAAGCCAAAAAATTAGGAGCAGTAGATGTAATCGGTTCTTCTAAGGAAGAAAATTACTCTTTCATTCCAAAAATTGAAGAAGTAGGTGCAGAATATGATTATTTCCACTGCACTTCTAACAATACCATTTATGGAACTCAAATCAAAGATTTTCCAAAAGCCAATACGTTAATGGTTTCTGACATGAGTTCGGATATTTTCTCTAGAATGATAGACTATTCTAAATTTGACCTAATCTATGCGGGTGCTCAAAAAAATATGGGACCAGCTGGAACGACTCTAGTGGTGGTAAAAAAAGAAATTCTAGGAAAATCAGGAAGAGTTATTCCTTCATACTTAGATTACGCTCAACATGTAGCGAAAGAATCTATGTTTAATACGCCGCCAGTTTTTGCAGTTTATGCTTCACTTCTTACCCTACAATGGTTAGAAAATAATGGCGGAATAGCTGCTGCAGAAGAAAGAAATATTGCTAAAGCGAAACTTCTTTACGATGAAATAGACAGAAATCCATTATTTGAATGTTTCTGCGTTCCAGAAGATAGAAGTTTAATGAATGTTTCATTCAAAATTACAGATGAATCTAAAAAAGAAGCTTTTGATAACGCTTGGAAAGCTGCTGGAATCAACGGATTAAATGGACACAGAAGTTTAGGTGGTTACAGAGCAAGTCTTTACAATGCATTACCAATAGAAAGCGTACAGGTTTTGGTAGATGTTATGAAATCTATTTAA
- a CDS encoding acyl-CoA reductase yields MKQDLKIQGLSKLGHYLQQFLQKSEIDYTHDEEELAALMRRSEVENPWFTQENIRFCFKNWADILTEENIKNWLAEYQVSQLSKKVGLILAGNIPLVGFHDVMCVILSNHIPLIKLSSKDRLLLPFFLKKWGEFSEWNLEFQIVERLTEYDAVIATGSNNTARYLEYYFKDALSIIRKNRTSVAVIKGDETDEELQLLAEDIFRYFGLGCRNVTRLLIPKDYELSRLFENFLGFKDVINHHKYANNYDYNKAVYLLNQENFWDNNFVMLKEDSALFSPLSVLNFSRYESVEEVHAFLVENESNIQCVVAKPELGIENSVNFGEAQNPSLNTYADNIDTMQFLSVV; encoded by the coding sequence ATGAAACAAGATCTCAAAATACAGGGTTTAAGTAAATTAGGACATTATCTTCAACAATTTTTACAAAAATCAGAAATTGATTATACTCATGATGAGGAAGAACTAGCTGCATTAATGAGACGAAGCGAGGTAGAAAACCCTTGGTTTACTCAAGAAAACATAAGGTTTTGTTTTAAAAATTGGGCAGATATTTTAACCGAAGAAAATATAAAAAATTGGCTTGCAGAATATCAGGTTTCTCAACTATCTAAAAAAGTAGGATTGATTTTGGCGGGGAATATTCCTTTAGTAGGCTTTCATGATGTGATGTGTGTGATTCTAAGCAATCATATTCCGTTGATTAAGCTTTCTTCTAAAGACAGACTTCTTTTGCCTTTCTTTTTGAAAAAATGGGGTGAATTTTCTGAGTGGAATTTAGAATTTCAAATCGTAGAAAGATTGACAGAATATGATGCGGTAATTGCTACAGGAAGTAATAATACAGCGAGATATTTAGAATATTATTTTAAAGATGCTTTGTCTATTATTAGAAAAAACAGAACTTCTGTGGCTGTAATTAAAGGAGATGAAACTGATGAAGAATTGCAATTATTGGCAGAAGATATTTTCAGATATTTTGGTTTAGGTTGTAGAAATGTAACGAGACTTCTTATCCCTAAAGATTATGAATTAAGCAGACTTTTTGAAAACTTTTTAGGTTTCAAAGACGTAATTAATCATCATAAATATGCCAATAACTATGATTATAACAAAGCAGTTTATCTCTTGAATCAAGAGAATTTTTGGGATAATAATTTTGTAATGCTCAAAGAAGATAGCGCACTATTTTCGCCGCTTTCTGTGCTTAATTTCAGCAGATACGAAAGTGTAGAAGAAGTTCATGCTTTTCTCGTGGAAAATGAATCAAATATTCAGTGTGTGGTAGCAAAACCAGAATTGGGGATAGAAAATTCTGTAAACTTTGGGGAAGCGCAAAATCCTAGTCTCAATACTTATGCAGATAATATTGATACGATGCAATTTTTGAGCGTTGTATAA
- a CDS encoding DMT family protein produces the protein MTKGILTVLLLLISNIFMTFAWYGHLKFQEWGWVKKSVIWSVILISWGFALFEYIFQVPANRIGFRENGGPFTLFQLKIIQEVVTLVVFTVFAVFFFKNESFKWNHLAAFICLVLAVYFVFKK, from the coding sequence ATGACAAAAGGAATTCTTACCGTTCTACTTTTATTGATTTCTAATATTTTTATGACGTTTGCTTGGTATGGTCATCTCAAATTCCAAGAATGGGGTTGGGTGAAAAAATCTGTTATTTGGTCGGTTATTCTAATCAGTTGGGGATTTGCCTTGTTTGAGTACATCTTTCAAGTTCCTGCCAATAGAATTGGTTTTAGAGAAAATGGAGGTCCTTTTACCTTGTTTCAGTTGAAAATTATACAAGAAGTAGTTACGCTGGTTGTTTTTACCGTATTTGCAGTATTTTTCTTTAAAAATGAATCGTTTAAATGGAATCATTTAGCGGCTTTTATCTGTTTGGTTTTGGCGGTTTATTTTGTTTTCAAAAAATGA
- a CDS encoding patatin-like phospholipase family protein gives MKKEIGLVLSGGGTKGIAEAGALKFLEEKNIFPEVISGTSAGAIVGGLYSFGKSPDEILDFFKSVYFFNWKHFTLTKPGFINSEVFRLYLKPIIGEIKIKDLKLELLITATDLVQGVTHVFDGDTYLLDAIIASCSVPGLTSPFQKDGMLLSDGGILNNFPSNLIREKCEKLIGVYVSPLQDIEGKQLNSIKAVSTRAYELLSHSVENYKFKDCDWFISPKELSNYGMFESNKARMNEIFKLGYDEAVKTFPENF, from the coding sequence ATGAAGAAAGAAATCGGGTTAGTACTTTCAGGTGGTGGAACTAAGGGAATTGCAGAAGCTGGTGCACTGAAATTTTTAGAAGAAAAAAATATTTTTCCAGAAGTCATTTCAGGAACCAGTGCTGGTGCAATTGTTGGCGGATTGTATTCTTTTGGAAAATCTCCTGATGAGATTTTAGATTTTTTTAAATCGGTTTATTTTTTCAATTGGAAACATTTTACGCTTACTAAACCAGGATTTATCAATTCTGAAGTTTTTAGATTGTACTTGAAACCCATTATTGGAGAAATTAAGATTAAAGATTTAAAATTAGAATTGCTCATTACTGCGACTGATTTGGTTCAAGGCGTTACGCATGTTTTTGATGGAGACACTTATTTGCTTGATGCGATTATAGCTTCATGTTCGGTTCCAGGTTTGACCAGTCCGTTCCAAAAAGATGGAATGTTGTTGAGTGATGGCGGAATTTTGAATAATTTTCCTTCAAATCTCATCAGAGAGAAATGTGAAAAACTAATTGGAGTATATGTTTCGCCACTTCAAGACATTGAAGGCAAACAACTCAATAGTATCAAAGCAGTTTCTACCAGAGCTTATGAATTGCTGAGTCATAGTGTAGAAAACTATAAATTCAAAGATTGCGATTGGTTTATCTCTCCCAAAGAATTATCCAATTATGGAATGTTCGAGAGCAATAAAGCCAGAATGAACGAAATCTTTAAATTGGGTTACGACGAAGCCGTAAAAACTTTCCCCGAAAATTTTTAA
- a CDS encoding 4Fe-4S dicluster domain-containing protein: MAIIITDECINCGACEPECPNNAIYEGAVDWKASDGTSLKGTVTLKSGLTMDANAPQRPVSDDVYYIVPDKCTECKGFHEEPQCAAVCPVDCCVPDDNHVETDAELLGKKAFLHGE; encoded by the coding sequence ATGGCTATTATAATAACAGACGAATGTATTAATTGTGGAGCTTGCGAACCAGAATGCCCTAATAATGCGATTTATGAAGGAGCTGTAGATTGGAAAGCTTCGGACGGAACCAGTTTAAAAGGAACAGTAACTTTGAAATCAGGTTTAACAATGGATGCTAATGCGCCTCAAAGACCTGTAAGTGATGATGTTTACTACATTGTTCCAGATAAGTGCACCGAATGTAAAGGTTTCCACGAAGAACCACAATGCGCAGCGGTTTGTCCGGTAGACTGTTGTGTCCCAGATGACAACCATGTAGAAACAGACGCAGAACTTTTAGGTAAAAAAGCATTTTTACACGGCGAATAA
- a CDS encoding DUF4286 family protein: MSILSITFHTVDSQLQTWEQYFENELITLVENFIDVEKYILSEINTEMLTEGKNTNLLLIFESNEKRQEFTETELYNLSEIIARKFGENVMIFKTELNEKKSRF, encoded by the coding sequence ATGAGCATTTTAAGCATAACATTCCACACCGTAGATAGCCAATTGCAGACTTGGGAACAGTATTTTGAGAATGAATTGATAACTTTAGTTGAAAACTTTATAGACGTAGAAAAATACATTCTTTCTGAAATAAATACCGAAATGCTTACCGAAGGCAAGAACACTAACCTCCTTCTCATCTTCGAAAGTAATGAAAAAAGACAAGAATTCACAGAAACTGAGCTCTACAACCTTTCTGAAATAATCGCCCGAAAATTCGGGGAAAATGTGATGATTTTCAAAACAGAATTAAACGAAAAAAAATCCAGATTTTAA
- the gyrA gene encoding DNA gyrase subunit A, with product MHKEGERLIPINIVDEMKSSYIDYSMSVIVSRALPDVRDGLKPVHRRVLYGMYGLGVFSNRKYLKSARIVGDVLGKYHPHGDSSVYDAMVRMAQPWSLRYPQVDGQGNFGSMDGDPPAAMRYTEARLKKISDEILSDLDKETVDFQNNFDDSLTEPKVLPTKIPNLLVNGTSGIAVGMATNMAPHNLSEAVDAICAYIDNREITIDELMKHIIAPDFPTGGIIYGYEGVRDAFHTGRGRIVLRAKVSFEEIGNRNAIIVTEIPYQVNKAEMIARTAELVKDEKIPGIYEIRDESDRNGLRVVYELKNDAIPNVVLNLLYKYTALQTSFSVNNIALVHGRPEQLNLKDIIHHFVDHRHEVIVRRTEYELKKAKERAHILEGFMKVIGSQESLDKAIAIIRHSANPQEAKEGLIAEFELSEIQAQAILDLRLARLTGMELDKIRAEYEEIMALIKDLEDILSNEPRRYQIIKDELLEVKEKYGDERRSEIDYSGGEMSIEDLIPDEKVVLTISHAGYIKRTPLSEYKVQSRGGVGNKAATTRDADFLEYIVSATNHQYMMFFTEKGKCFWLRVFEIPEGSKTAKGRAVQNLINIEPDDKIRAYIRTNDLKDVDYVNSMYVVMVTKNGIIKKTSLEQYSRPRVNGINAIEIREDDQLLEAKLTTGTSEIMIATKGGKCIRFPEEKVRAVGRSSIGVRGVDLSDGDEVIGMIVVNDIENETVLVVSEKGYGKRTAVEDYRITNRGGKGVITLNITDKTGNLIAIQSVTDEDGLMIINKSGVAIRMGMDDLRVMGRNTQGVRMINLKNNDEIAAVAKVMMDKEVEEETEETVENNDEETQNQAPLESQEDTLNKNEEE from the coding sequence ATGCATAAAGAAGGAGAAAGACTAATTCCTATCAACATCGTTGATGAAATGAAATCCTCTTACATTGATTACTCAATGTCGGTAATTGTTTCCAGAGCGTTACCAGATGTAAGAGACGGCTTAAAACCTGTTCACAGAAGAGTTTTATACGGGATGTATGGTTTGGGCGTTTTTTCGAACAGAAAATATTTAAAATCTGCAAGAATTGTAGGGGATGTTTTAGGTAAATATCACCCTCATGGAGATTCTTCAGTTTATGATGCGATGGTGAGAATGGCGCAACCATGGAGTTTGCGTTATCCGCAAGTAGATGGTCAAGGTAACTTCGGTTCTATGGACGGAGATCCACCAGCTGCAATGCGTTACACCGAAGCGAGATTAAAGAAAATTTCAGACGAAATTCTTTCTGATTTAGATAAAGAAACGGTAGATTTTCAGAATAACTTTGATGATTCATTAACTGAGCCAAAAGTTCTTCCTACCAAAATTCCTAATCTTTTAGTAAACGGAACTTCGGGGATTGCTGTAGGTATGGCTACCAACATGGCGCCTCACAATTTATCTGAAGCTGTAGATGCTATCTGTGCTTATATTGACAATAGAGAAATCACCATAGATGAATTGATGAAGCATATCATTGCTCCAGATTTCCCAACTGGTGGTATTATTTATGGTTATGAAGGGGTAAGAGATGCTTTCCATACAGGAAGAGGAAGAATTGTTCTTCGTGCTAAAGTAAGTTTTGAGGAAATAGGCAATAGAAATGCCATCATCGTTACCGAAATTCCTTACCAAGTGAATAAAGCAGAGATGATTGCCAGAACTGCAGAATTGGTAAAAGATGAAAAAATTCCTGGAATTTATGAAATTAGAGACGAGTCAGACAGAAACGGTCTTAGGGTAGTTTATGAATTAAAGAATGACGCGATTCCAAATGTTGTTCTTAACTTATTGTATAAATATACTGCTTTACAAACTTCTTTCTCTGTTAATAATATCGCTTTAGTTCATGGTAGACCAGAACAATTAAATCTTAAAGATATTATTCATCATTTCGTAGACCACCGTCACGAAGTGATTGTGAGAAGAACAGAATATGAGCTGAAAAAAGCGAAAGAAAGAGCGCATATTTTAGAAGGTTTTATGAAGGTAATTGGTTCGCAAGAATCTCTTGATAAAGCCATTGCCATTATTCGTCATTCTGCAAATCCACAAGAAGCAAAAGAAGGATTAATTGCAGAATTTGAACTTTCTGAAATTCAAGCTCAAGCGATTCTAGATTTACGTCTTGCTCGTTTAACAGGAATGGAGCTTGACAAAATTAGAGCTGAATATGAAGAAATTATGGCTTTAATTAAAGATTTAGAAGACATTCTTTCTAACGAACCTAGAAGATATCAAATCATCAAAGATGAATTGCTAGAAGTTAAAGAAAAATACGGTGACGAAAGACGTTCAGAAATAGATTACTCAGGTGGAGAAATGTCTATCGAAGACTTAATTCCAGACGAAAAAGTAGTTCTTACAATTTCTCATGCTGGTTACATTAAGAGAACACCACTTTCTGAATATAAAGTTCAAAGTAGAGGTGGAGTTGGTAATAAAGCCGCTACCACTAGAGATGCAGATTTCTTAGAATACATTGTTTCGGCGACTAATCACCAATACATGATGTTCTTTACCGAAAAAGGAAAATGTTTCTGGTTAAGGGTTTTCGAAATTCCTGAAGGTTCTAAAACAGCGAAAGGAAGAGCAGTTCAGAATTTAATTAACATAGAACCAGATGATAAAATCAGAGCGTACATCAGAACCAATGATCTAAAAGATGTAGATTATGTAAATTCTATGTATGTAGTAATGGTAACTAAAAATGGTATTATCAAGAAAACTTCTCTTGAGCAATATTCTAGACCTAGAGTAAATGGTATTAATGCTATTGAAATTAGAGAAGATGACCAATTATTAGAAGCTAAATTAACTACAGGAACTTCTGAAATCATGATTGCGACTAAAGGTGGTAAATGTATCAGGTTCCCAGAAGAAAAAGTAAGAGCAGTTGGTAGAAGTTCTATTGGAGTTCGTGGTGTAGATTTATCTGATGGAGATGAAGTAATTGGCATGATTGTGGTAAATGATATCGAGAATGAAACGGTATTGGTCGTTTCGGAGAAGGGATATGGTAAACGTACCGCAGTAGAAGATTATAGAATTACCAATAGAGGAGGAAAAGGAGTAATCACACTTAATATTACCGATAAAACAGGAAATCTTATTGCGATTCAGTCAGTTACAGATGAAGATGGTTTGATGATTATCAACAAATCTGGAGTTGCCATCAGAATGGGAATGGACGACCTAAGAGTAATGGGTAGAAATACTCAAGGAGTAAGAATGATTAACTTGAAAAATAATGATGAGATTGCTGCTGTTGCAAAAGTGATGATGGACAAAGAAGTAGAAGAAGAAACTGAAGAGACAGTAGAGAATAACGACGAAGAAACTCAGAATCAAGCTCCTCTTGAATCTCAAGAAGATACATTAAATAAGAACGAAGAAGAATAG
- a CDS encoding diacylglycerol kinase family protein gives MKRPPFYKSVYYAFKGLFWMLKTERNFQLEVLALVINLFLMVYFQLNSTDAVLIFIVCFLVLIAEIINTAIEKICDFIEPHFNEKIGLIKDLAAASVVTATLLSLITGVLVYSKYVF, from the coding sequence ATGAAAAGACCTCCGTTTTACAAAAGTGTTTATTATGCTTTCAAAGGACTTTTTTGGATGCTAAAAACCGAAAGAAACTTTCAGTTAGAAGTTTTAGCACTTGTTATTAATTTATTTTTAATGGTTTATTTCCAATTAAACTCTACAGACGCTGTTTTAATTTTTATCGTTTGTTTTTTGGTTCTCATTGCAGAAATCATCAATACAGCCATTGAAAAAATTTGTGATTTCATAGAACCACATTTCAATGAAAAAATAGGTTTAATCAAAGATTTAGCAGCAGCAAGTGTAGTAACGGCTACTCTACTTTCCTTAATTACAGGAGTTTTAGTCTATTCGAAATATGTTTTTTAG